The DNA segment GTCGCCGGAATCATCCCGGCGAATCCGAACATCAATAGGATCCTGTACACGTTTTCCTCTCTTCTGGACCAAGGGTTCGATGGCGCCGCGCGCGGGATCCCCCTCCAAATCGCTGGAAGAGCGGACCTTCCCGGAGCGTGCTCCGGTGCGCGAACGCGGATGACCTACGGAACCGTCAGAGAGAGGGTGGGGCGTTCGAAGGAGGGAGGAAGAACGGCAGGAGGATGCTGGGGAGGAGAACGTCGGCTTCGGAGTGTACGGCGACGTTTTGGGCTTCGATCTCGGGAGCCGGAAGCACCGGGGTCGACGCGGGGACCACGGAGACGATCCCCGCACTCGCGCAACAGACGAGCCGGCATCCGCAGTCGTGGTGCGCCCCCTTGTGGTCGGTCCCGGCGTCCGTCGCCGCGGCGGCCGTGTGCTCGGCATCCGCCGCATGAGCCGCGTGCTCGGCATGCGGATCGCCGGTCGAAGAGGCGCTCACTTCCACGGGCGCTTCCGCATGGGAACGCCCTTGGGCCATCTCGTGCAGGGGGCATTCGGAGACCGCCGCCGCGTCCGCGACTCCCAGGAGGAGCCATACGAGCGACGTGAGCGCGGCCACCGCGCGACGCCTGGACCGTGAACCGGAAATCATCATCTCCGCGAAGTGGAGCCTCGGCGATCTTCTACCAATTGCAGTAAGAAAGGTGTAAGGGTCCGGTCCTGAGAGAAAGCCGATGCGACGCCCGGAGCCCCCCTCAGGGCACCTGAAACCCTCCCCGCTACGACACCACCGTCACCCCCCGGACCTCCCGGAAGTCCGAATCGAAGGTCGCGACCCATCCCGAGGCATCGCGACGCGCGACCGTGGCGATCGCCGCGTCCACCAGGCTGAGCGCCGCATCGCCCTCGCTCCGAAAGGTGAGGAAGCTCGAGTCGAGCACGATCAAGGGGATCCGTCCCGGGATCCGTAGGCCACCTCATCCACCCGCTCGCTCAGAAGCTCGTTTCCCTTCGGGTACGGCTCGGGCGTGAGGTCGCGGAGGCTCCCGGACGTTCGCATCGGCCCTGGGGTCGCGAGGTAGGCCCGAAGCGCCTCGTTTACCGTTTCGCCGATCGTCCGCCCAGAGAGGGCTGCTCGAGCCTTAGCTTCCCGGTAGATCCGCTCGTCCAGATTTCGAATGGTCACATCCATGTGTGCATTGTCACACATGTGTGCGTTGGGATCAAGGAGGGCGTGGCGGGCGGACTCAGCGCGACTTCGATCACCGTCCTTGGTGGCGCCCGCGACAGGGCGTCCGAATGGCTCGCCGCATGCTACCTTAGGCCCGATGCCGCAACCCGAACCCCGCCTCCCCCCGCCCGCGGAGACCCCATGCCCGAGCAGAACTTCGAGAACCACGGGATCGTCGTCACCGGATACCACCGCGTGACGTTCCTCCTGATCGTCATCCCCCTCCTCTGGTTCGGCTACCGCCTCGGCACCGACTTCGCGATGGATCGCCTGATGCTTTTCGTCCTTGCCCTCGGCATGGCGTTCGCGGCGTTCTACGCCCGGGCCTTCGCCCTCGGCGTGCAGGACCGGGTGATTCGGGGAGAAGAGCGGGCGCGGATGGCGCGGGTGCTGCCGCCGGAGCTCGCGGCGCGGATCGACGACTTCACCACCGACCAGCTCATCGGGACCCGATTCGCCTCGGACGAGGAGCTCCCCGACCTGGCGCGCCGGGTGCTTCTGGGGGAATTCGCGGACCGGAAGGCGATCAAGCGGGCGGTGAAGGCGTGGAGGGCGGACGAGGAGAGGATTTGAGGAGGGGGGGCCCGCCGTCCCGTCAGCGCACCATGGACACCGCGGCGCCGCTGAGCTCCCAGGAGGCCGGATCGTCCTCGCACGGCGACGCGCCCGGCGCGTGCATCAGGTGCTCGATCCGAAGCTCCGCGGCGCCCGTCAGCCGGAGGAGCCAACTGGACGAGGACGCGAATCCGTTAACCTGCGGGCCGTAGCAGTAGATGAGCCCGTCGTTGCCGACCGCCTCGAACGCGCGATTCACCCGGCCGGTCGTCTCCCGAGCCACGACGGCCAGGCGCGCGCCAAGCGACTCCGGGCCGAGGCTCAGGGCCAGCTCCTGCTCGGGCCGATACGGATAGTCGGCGAGGGCAATGTAGCGCCGCTCGTCGTCGGCGACCGGTCCCGTGACCCCCGTCTCCGCCCACACCCCCTTCGCCGTGCCCGCGACATCCACTTCCATGGTCCCGCACCGCGGTTCGCCGGTCGGCTCGACCTCGGGCCGGAGCCCGTCACGGAGCCTGGAGAAGAAGATCGCCTGGTTGGCGGTGTCGAACTGCTCCCACATGCACACGGCGTGGTTGGGTCCGCCGAAGCGGTAGGGCGAGATGTAGAAGTTCGTGACCCGCTCGTCGAGCATTCAGAAGTCGATGACCGGCCCCCCCGTGCCCAGGTCGTCTCCGGCGAGTACCTCGATGCCGAGATTTCGCGCTTCGCACGATTCGACCGTCGCCCAGGGGACGGAGTACGTCTCGCAGTGGCCGAAGGTGACCGTCGCTGGGGAGAGGCCAGGCCCCAGCGTCTCCACATGCCCGAACCACCCTGTCAGCTCGCGGCAGACGCGAAAAAAGATCGCGAAGTCCTCCTCGCCCGGTGGGACTTCCGGTCCGGAGTAGCGGACGCGTCGCAGGTGGGTGATCACGATGTCGCCCGGGGCGCGGAGCGGCACCCCCTCGCGGGCGAGGAACATCCCGCCGTGCGCGGTGGGGAGCACGTGGCCGGGCGCGTCGAGGCCGCCGAAGACCGGGACGTATAAGAGGTCGGCCGCCGGAACGGGGAGCACCGTGAAGTAGGGCGGCGACTGGCACGCTTCGGCCGCGGGGCCGATGATCGAATCGCCGTCGCAGGCGCCGAGCAGCGCGGCGGCGGGCAGCGCGCCCAGCCGCGCGAACGAACAGGCGAGGGAGGCCCGGCGCCAGGGGGAACCGCCCTTCGAGAGTGGCCGCATCGCTCCGAGTCGCTCCGAAAAAACTGGATGGAGGTCGCCCCGCCGCGCGCGATCACGAATGGGGTTCGGGACTCAGACGGCCACTGGGGCCGAACTCCAAAGTTAGGAAGGCGGGCGCTGGGCGGCAAAACGAGGTGCCGGGACCGCGTTTGGCGCCGTTACGCCGCGATAGACTTTCCTCCGCGGCACGGGACCTCGAGGTAGCGACGGGACATGGGTCAAGTGTGCGATCGACCGGGACGGGCCCTCAGTCTCCGATGATCTCGTGCAATCCTTCGACGACCCGCGAGACCTCCTCCGCCGAAGCCCGAGCCATGCGACGCCCGATCCGCTCCGCCGCCAGAGTCCGGATCTGGCTGATCTTGACCCAGGACTCCTTCGGAAGTCCCTGCGCACTGGACGCCAGCGAAAGCGGAAACCCTGCCCGCGGCGGCTGACCGGTGAGGGCGACCCCGATCACCGTCCCCGACCGCCCGTTGAAGACGTCGTGACTGAGGATCAGGACCGGAAGGTGGCCCGCCTGCTCGGAACCCCGGGTGGGGTTCAGGTCGGCCCAGCGGACGTCGCCCCACAGTATTCGGGCCACGAGGCGAGCTCCGAATCCATGCCCTCCTCTGCGAACGCCTTCTCTTCGGCGCGATCGAGCTTCGCGGCTTCACGTGCGAGTCGGGTGCGGGCCAGCCGCTCCGGCTTCTCGGCGACGGCCGCCTCGATTGCCTGGCTCCGGTTCGGGGCTTCGTGGGACTTTACTGCGCGCGGCCCTTCATCGCGGACACGTAGGATCGCAGGACCGCGTTCATCCGTGTCTGGTAACCGGATCCGCCCTTCCGAAACCACGCCAAGACGTCGGAGTCCACCCGGATCGAGATGGATTCCTTCGGGACCGGAATGACCACCTCCGCATCTTCCCAGAAATCCTCAGGAAGATTGGCGAGCTCGGGTGGGGACGTATCGGCGATCTCCGTTTCCGCAAGATTTCGGAGCCTTCTGAGATCGGCGCGTCCGCGCGACGGGCGCTCACTTCGTCGCGACCGCTTTTGCGCACGCTTTTCGCTCATGAAGATTGCTCCTCCGGGCTGAGATGATTCGCCGGCGTGGTTCTTGTCGCTCTTCTCGGGGTCCCACTCGAAGACAATGGAAGTATATACGTTTGCCTATACGATTGCAAAGGACGCGGGAGCGTGGTTCGATGATCATGCCACGCTTAGGGCGATCCCATGGTGTGATCGGCGGGGTGAGCCCACTGGGGGGGGAAGCGGGGCGAGGACCTCCGGCGGCACGTCTCCTGCATGAGAGCACGCAGACCCCTTCGTACCTCTCTCACGCGAGTCCCGGCCCAGTGACGCGAATCCCAACGCTGGCCGGAATCATCCTCGCTGCGCACCTCGCAACCCTTCTGGCCGCGTGCGACGATTCCCCTTCGACCCCAGGGCAGCCGCCCGAAGCCGGCCTCGGTCCCGGCGCCTCTCTCGAGGGATGGCGTCCATTCCCCGCCGACAATCCATGGAACACCGGCATCTCGGGCGCTCCGGTGGATCCGGCGTCCGAGGCGCTCATCGCAAGCTGCGGGATCCGCAATCTGCATCCCGACTTCGGCACGGTGTGGAACGGGGCGCCCATCGGCATTCCGTACATCGTGGTGGACGGGTCCGAGCCCCGGGCGCCCGTGACGTTCGGCTACAACGACGAGAGCGATCCGGGTCCCTATCCCCTTCCCGCCGATGCCCCGATCGAAGGTGGATCCGGCACGAACGGCGACCGGCACGTGCTGGTCGTGGACCGGGACAACTGGATGCTCTACGAGCTCTTCGCCGCCGTGCCCGAGAACGGGGGCACGGGTTGGCACGCCGGCTCGGGAGCCATCTTCGATCTCCGCTCGAACGCATTTCGCCCCGCGGGATGGACGTCCGCGGATGCGGCGGGCCTGCCGATCTTCCCCGGTCTGGTCCGATACGACGAGGCGGTCGAGCAGGGAGAGATCCGTCACGCGCTGCGCTTCACCTGCCCGAGCACCCGGCGCGCCTACGTGCCGCCCGCCCGGCACTGGGCCTCGAGCAGCACCAACCCGGCGCTCCCTCCGATGGGAATGCGGGTCCGGCTGAAGGCGGACTTCGACACGGCGCGGTTTCCGTCCGAGGTCCGGGTGATCCTGGAGGCGCTGAAGCGCTACGGGATGTTCCTGGCCGACAACGGCACCGGCTGGTACCTGAGCGGGGCACCGGACTCCCGATGGGACGACGATCGGCTCGGCGCCCTGAAGACGGTTTCCAGCACTGCGTTCGAGGTCGTGCGGATGGAGGGGATGGTCACGCCGTGAGGCCGGCCCGTGATGATGAACGAAGCGACGGATCTGGCGCGCGTGATTCTCGGGGGCACCCCTCCGCTTCGGCATACTGGAGGGCCAGCTCGATGGCTCGCTTCGGATGGCGCGTCCCCGACAATGAAAAGCCATCCGTGCGTTGGCAGTTGTCAACGGGCCAAAGACCCAGCAATCAGGCCGGGACTGAACCGAATGTGATGGGAGAAGGGAGGGCGTAGAATGGTTGGATGGGTTGGACCAGTCGGCGTCGAGGCCCGCGGAAGTTGGGACGGATCAGGATTCGGTGATTAGGGGCGGATGCCGAGGAAGTGACGGTGGAAGGCCGTGTGATGAAGCTTGCGGAGGGAGAGGGCGGTTCGGGGCCTCGGTGTCACTCTTCAGTGAAGCGGCGCTTGAGACGAGCGCGCACTTCCTCCCATGGCTCGCCCGCGGACCCCTCGGATCCAGCACGCCGGACTCGGCGCTCGATCTCCTCGGCCCAAGCGGCTTCAACGGCCGCCGGATCTTCAGCCGGCTCCTCGTCGAGGCTGGCCGGGAGTTCCGCCGCGATGTCGGCGCGCTCGTCGCGTTCAAGCGCCAGAGCATCGCGGAGTACGGTTCGGGCTCGGTCGGTCATGTGGGAAATCTCGCCCGCATTGGTGGGTCAGGGCAATGTCATTTTGAGTCCCATGCTCGTAGCATGTGCCCCCCTACCCCGCCGCCTTCGGGAACCGATCCCACCGCTCCTCGAGCCGGTGCGGGTCCGGCCAGAGCTCCTTCCTGCGAGGCGCGGTGAGCCGCGTGTCGTGGAGCTCCTGGATGCTGTGGAGGAGGGTGGGCCCGTCCTTCTCGCCGAGGAGGTCGGGGCGGATCAGGATCCGGTGATCGGGGCGGATGCCGAGGAAGTAAGGGTCGAATGCCGCGTGGTGGAGATCAGGCTGGTTACTGTTCCTCGAACTGCCGGATCTCGACGGACCCCTCCGGAAACTCCGCCAGGATGTGTAGCTCGCCCCCGCAGGCCTGGACGACTTCGCGGAGCGTGCTCACCAGCATGTCCCGGCGCCGCTCGAGCCTCGACACGTTCGACTGCGCGATCTCGAGCCGGGAAGCCAATTCCTCCTGGGTGATGTCCAAGCGACCCCGCAGCTCGGCGAGGTCGATCTCAATGAGAGCCGCCTCCGCGCGCTGCCTACTCCGGAGTTGCCGCTCGGCGGACATGCCACTTCGCAGCTCGCTGAACTTACGCGCCATCGATGAGTCCCTCCCGTCTCAGCATTGCAAGATGCTCGTCGTACATGCGGTCGGCGAGCGGGACCATTCGTTCGTACCAGCGGCGGTCGCCCCCCTTGGGTCCGCCCACGAGGAGAATCGCCACCCTTCGCGGATCGAAAGCGTATAGGATTCGAATCGGCTCACCGTCGTGTTGGATCCGGAGCTCCCTCATGTGCCCGTGGCGCGACGACTCGACACCGCTCGAATAGGGAAAGGGGAGATGCGGACCGCGTGCCTCCAGTAATCGCACCGACGCATTGATGAATTCTTGCTCACCCGCGCTAAGCTCGGACCACCACGCTCCGAACTCGTCCGTGAACTCCACCTCCCACGATTGCAACAATACCCCCCATCGCATATGCTGTCCAGCGCATTCGCGCACCGCGGATGCGTGGCCTCATCTGCTTGGAAGCATCGGTTCGGTTGGTGGGCCTACGAATGGCGATTGGGGCCTTCCCCCTCTACCCCGCCTCCGAAACTTCTCCGACCGCTCTTCGAGCCGGTGCGGGTCCGGCCAGAGCTCCTTCCTGCGAGGCGCGGTGAGCCGCGTGTCGTGGAGCTCCTGGATGCTGTGGAGGAGGGTGGGCCCGTCTTTCTCGCCGAGGAGGTCGGGGCGGATCAGGATCCGGCGATCGGGGCGGATGCCGAGGAAGTGACGGTCGAAGG comes from the Gemmatimonadota bacterium genome and includes:
- a CDS encoding XRE family transcriptional regulator gives rise to the protein MARKFSELRSGMSAERQLRSRQRAEAALIEIDLAELRGRLDITQEELASRLEIAQSNVSRLERRRDMLVSTLREVVQACGGELHILAEFPEGSVEIRQFEEQ
- a CDS encoding addiction module protein; amino-acid sequence: MTDRARTVLRDALALERDERADIAAELPASLDEEPAEDPAAVEAAWAEEIERRVRRAGSEGSAGEPWEEVRARLKRRFTEE
- a CDS encoding DUF6526 family protein produces the protein MPEQNFENHGIVVTGYHRVTFLLIVIPLLWFGYRLGTDFAMDRLMLFVLALGMAFAAFYARAFALGVQDRVIRGEERARMARVLPPELAARIDDFTTDQLIGTRFASDEELPDLARRVLLGEFADRKAIKRAVKAWRADEERI
- a CDS encoding type II toxin-antitoxin system PemK/MazF family toxin; this translates as MARILWGDVRWADLNPTRGSEQAGHLPVLILSHDVFNGRSGTVIGVALTGQPPRAGFPLSLASSAQGLPKESWVKISQIRTLAAERIGRRMARASAEEVSRVVEGLHEIIGD
- a CDS encoding type II toxin-antitoxin system RelE/ParE family toxin; amino-acid sequence: MRWGVLLQSWEVEFTDEFGAWWSELSAGEQEFINASVRLLEARGPHLPFPYSSGVESSRHGHMRELRIQHDGEPIRILYAFDPRRVAILLVGGPKGGDRRWYERMVPLADRMYDEHLAMLRREGLIDGA
- a CDS encoding BrnA antitoxin family protein, whose amino-acid sequence is MSEKRAQKRSRRSERPSRGRADLRRLRNLAETEIADTSPPELANLPEDFWEDAEVVIPVPKESISIRVDSDVLAWFRKGGSGYQTRMNAVLRSYVSAMKGRAQ